Proteins from a genomic interval of Polyodon spathula isolate WHYD16114869_AA chromosome 1, ASM1765450v1, whole genome shotgun sequence:
- the ier3ip1 gene encoding immediate early response 3-interacting protein 1, protein MAFTLYSLIQAAILCVNAVAVLHEERFLSKIGWGADHGIGGFGDEPGIKSQLMNLVRSVRTVMRVPLIIVNTVAIVLLLLFG, encoded by the exons ATGGCGTTTACTCTGTATTCTCTAATCCAGGCAGCTATTTTGTGTGTAAATGCAGTTGCTGTCCTCCATGAAGAGAGGTTCCTCAGCAAAA TTGGCTGGGGAGCAGATCATGGAATTGGAGGATTTGGCGATGAACCAGGAATTAAATCGCAACTTATGAACCTCGTTCGGTCTGTAAGGACAGTTATGAGAG TACCCTTAATAATTgtgaatactgtggctattgttTTGCTGCTACTGTTTGGATAG